In Mycobacterium gallinarum, a single window of DNA contains:
- a CDS encoding DUF5994 family protein, with product MSAPTVYFAQPRRLTIAYPRLRLKPAHSSAGFVQGGWWPRSDRLYIELPLLLAALPSRSGVIERVIYDENNWAPAALRQEFQGHSVILEPSTTSPNSLTLSGKRFGTLVLLVVPHDTDQATATTAVTMAADPDNVSSAEDLLQIAKPTRRRRRRALVTQPRCGSDDAAVPRRGHNRSESAIA from the coding sequence ATGTCCGCACCCACCGTGTACTTCGCTCAACCACGCCGGTTGACGATCGCATATCCCCGCTTGCGATTGAAGCCCGCACACAGCTCTGCGGGTTTCGTACAGGGCGGGTGGTGGCCTCGAAGCGACCGACTGTACATCGAACTTCCGCTGCTGCTCGCAGCCTTACCGTCTCGGTCCGGTGTCATCGAGCGGGTGATCTACGACGAGAACAATTGGGCTCCCGCAGCATTGAGGCAGGAGTTTCAGGGACACAGCGTGATCCTTGAGCCCAGCACCACCTCGCCCAACTCACTGACCTTGAGCGGCAAGCGGTTCGGAACGCTCGTACTGCTGGTGGTGCCCCACGACACCGACCAGGCCACGGCCACCACTGCCGTGACGATGGCGGCCGACCCCGACAACGTCTCGAGCGCCGAGGATTTACTGCAGATCGCGAAACCGACGAGACGGCGGCGCCGCCGCGCACTAGTGACACAGCCGCGCTGCGGGTCCGACGACGCAGCAGTACCCCGTCGAGGACATAACCGCAGCGAATCTGCCATCGCATGA
- a CDS encoding NAD(P)/FAD-dependent oxidoreductase, producing the protein MSGGERMDGGPRSAIVIGAGIVGLSTAWFLQERGVDVTVVDRSGVAAGASWGNAGWISPSLALPLNAPAGLRAGLRSLVDPSSPLHIPMTADTALGAFLMQFAASCRHSSWKRAVRANVPLNEEAIEAFDVLVANGVDAPVTDAPITALFRNTEHAERMLRDLRQLENAGQTLSVTGLAGEALREQAPLASPKITAALNINGQRFIDPGRFVQALGRAVVDRGATMRTLEVSDVLSASTGVQVYPRSGKWLTADAAVIATGAWLPQLADNRIRVPVQAGRGYSFTVPVDRPIPGPIYLPDVRVACTPYHGALRVSGAMEFRDPHEPAVPERVGALVASASPLLEGVRWAERSDIWVGPRPVTPDGRALIGEISRDVFVAGGHGMWGLAHGPITGRLLAEQITTGKQPEALRAFDPLRRTGR; encoded by the coding sequence ATGAGCGGCGGCGAGCGCATGGACGGCGGCCCCCGGTCGGCGATCGTGATCGGCGCGGGCATCGTCGGGCTGTCGACGGCATGGTTCCTACAAGAGCGCGGCGTCGACGTCACCGTCGTGGACCGCAGCGGCGTGGCAGCTGGCGCGTCTTGGGGCAACGCCGGCTGGATCTCACCGTCACTAGCCCTTCCGCTCAACGCGCCGGCGGGCTTGCGCGCTGGGCTGCGCTCGTTGGTCGATCCGTCCTCCCCGCTGCACATCCCGATGACCGCCGACACGGCGCTCGGGGCCTTCCTGATGCAGTTCGCCGCCAGTTGTCGCCATTCGTCGTGGAAACGCGCGGTGCGCGCCAACGTGCCGCTCAACGAGGAAGCCATCGAAGCCTTCGACGTGCTGGTCGCCAACGGCGTCGACGCACCGGTGACCGACGCCCCCATCACCGCGCTGTTTCGCAACACCGAACATGCCGAACGCATGCTGCGTGACCTTCGCCAACTCGAAAATGCCGGGCAGACACTGTCTGTCACCGGACTGGCGGGCGAGGCGCTACGCGAGCAAGCGCCGCTGGCGTCCCCAAAAATCACCGCCGCGCTCAACATCAACGGTCAGCGCTTCATCGATCCAGGCCGGTTCGTGCAGGCGCTGGGGCGAGCGGTCGTCGACAGGGGCGCAACGATGCGCACGCTGGAAGTCAGCGACGTGCTGTCCGCAAGCACCGGCGTCCAGGTATACCCGCGCAGCGGTAAGTGGCTGACCGCCGACGCCGCGGTGATCGCTACCGGCGCATGGCTGCCCCAGCTGGCAGACAACCGGATACGCGTGCCCGTGCAGGCCGGTCGCGGCTACTCGTTCACCGTGCCCGTGGACCGTCCCATTCCCGGGCCGATCTACCTACCCGACGTGCGGGTGGCGTGTACGCCCTACCACGGGGCACTGCGTGTCTCGGGAGCGATGGAATTCCGCGACCCGCACGAACCGGCGGTACCCGAGAGGGTTGGCGCACTCGTCGCCTCCGCCAGCCCACTGCTGGAAGGAGTACGGTGGGCCGAACGCAGCGACATCTGGGTCGGCCCCCGCCCAGTCACCCCCGACGGGCGGGCCTTGATCGGCGAAATCTCGCGAGACGTCTTTGTGGCCGGTGGCCACGGCATGTGGGGATTGGCACACGGGCCGATCACCGGTCGCCTGCTGGCCGAACAGATCACCACCGGCAAGCAACCCGAAGCCTTGCGCGCCTTCGACCCGCTGCGCAGAACCGGGCGCTAG
- a CDS encoding GreA/GreB family elongation factor encodes MTTTERLWMTPQAHSELQAELAALRSRPNIEVPEDFMDYDDNLGAKYAARQARIRRIQDLLANAVVGEDPPDDGIAEPGMVLTVRYDDTGEIETFLLGVRGVDAGDIDVYSVQSPLGSAIAGALVGEQRTYSIPSGVNLPVTLLKAVPYGMRTPKSSGAQSASPQRISGPARPTRVTAQVNTK; translated from the coding sequence ATGACTACAACCGAACGTCTTTGGATGACACCCCAGGCTCACAGTGAGCTGCAGGCAGAACTTGCCGCCCTGCGTTCACGTCCCAACATCGAAGTTCCTGAAGACTTTATGGACTACGACGACAACCTCGGCGCGAAGTACGCGGCACGACAAGCCCGCATCCGTCGAATTCAAGACTTGCTGGCCAATGCCGTGGTCGGTGAAGACCCGCCCGATGACGGTATCGCCGAACCGGGAATGGTTTTGACCGTCCGCTACGACGACACCGGCGAGATCGAAACCTTTTTGCTCGGCGTGCGCGGCGTCGACGCCGGCGACATCGACGTGTACTCAGTCCAATCGCCACTGGGCAGCGCGATCGCTGGCGCACTAGTTGGTGAACAGCGCACCTACTCCATCCCTAGCGGGGTTAACCTGCCCGTCACGCTGCTCAAGGCGGTGCCCTATGGAATGCGTACGCCCAAATCGTCAGGGGCACAATCTGCCTCACCGCAACGCATCAGCGGCCCTGCCCGACCCACCCGGGTAACAGCACAGGTCAACACGAAGTAA
- a CDS encoding GreA/GreB family elongation factor gives MTSTTRVWISAQAHERLHRELDTLRFLFSAGIADDGTDENATVVRRAWERRIQQIHDLLINAAVGDDPPDDGLAEPGMVVTIRRHATGDTETFLLGVHDAEYLDMPVYSIECPLGAAIAGARAGERRTFELPSGSPLAVTLLKAVPYGLHIADVDQPAQNVEVKRTTTKGSTC, from the coding sequence ATGACCAGTACGACACGCGTGTGGATCTCAGCGCAAGCGCACGAGCGCCTCCACCGCGAACTGGACACCCTGCGTTTTCTGTTCTCCGCCGGAATCGCCGACGACGGCACCGACGAGAATGCCACCGTAGTGCGACGTGCGTGGGAGCGGCGAATTCAACAGATACATGACCTCCTGATAAACGCCGCCGTCGGGGACGACCCACCCGACGACGGTTTGGCCGAACCGGGCATGGTGGTTACGATTCGCCGTCACGCTACCGGCGACACCGAAACGTTCCTACTCGGCGTTCACGACGCCGAATACCTAGACATGCCCGTCTATTCCATCGAATGCCCGTTGGGCGCCGCCATCGCGGGAGCACGCGCCGGTGAACGCCGCACCTTCGAACTGCCCAGTGGCAGCCCCCTGGCCGTCACCCTTCTCAAAGCGGTGCCCTACGGCCTCCACATTGCCGACGTGGACCAGCCCGCACAAAACGTCGAAGTTAAGCGCACAACAACGAAAGGCAGCACATGTTGA
- a CDS encoding DUF5994 family protein produces the protein MQLKPAHRSCGFVQGAWWPRSSELGNELPALLGALSLRFGAIDSVLYHENDWSPAPLSTTHQGDQVILSAHQGWPNVISVLGPRFGRLDLLVVPPYTEPTHAYDVVTKAVSVNDTSTPDQLLGITRGSDHRLLSPTALERWEADGGAVPLASPIQPQMQDA, from the coding sequence ATGCAGCTGAAACCCGCACACCGGTCGTGCGGCTTCGTTCAGGGCGCCTGGTGGCCTCGATCGAGCGAACTCGGGAACGAACTGCCTGCCCTGCTGGGGGCACTCTCGCTACGGTTCGGCGCGATCGACAGCGTGCTTTACCACGAAAATGACTGGTCACCAGCACCTTTGAGCACTACGCATCAAGGCGATCAAGTTATCCTCAGCGCCCACCAAGGCTGGCCGAACGTCATCTCGGTACTCGGACCCCGGTTCGGAAGGCTCGACCTGCTGGTCGTACCCCCGTACACCGAACCCACGCACGCCTACGACGTGGTGACCAAAGCGGTCAGCGTCAACGACACCTCGACACCCGACCAACTACTCGGTATCACACGCGGCAGTGATCATCGGCTGCTCTCTCCCACCGCGCTTGAAAGATGGGAAGCCGACGGAGGAGCAGTGCCACTTGCATCGCCAATACAACCTCAGATGCAGGACGCATGA
- a CDS encoding acyl-CoA dehydrogenase family protein has product MRIERQQTLDVTRVYSDVTLDDVIVSDDALFASGDAAQTEIARSSHVNAVLACAELTGVGKKLLEMTLEYAAQRVQFGRPVGSYQAVKHKCADIRMWVQSATAATYYAAMAIDAQTSDHARAVSVAKVCASDAITRVAGEALQLHGGVGFTWEHDLHLNLRRARTNALLYGDATHHRELLLQFVCPQPADNDQLRQYVTSDARPSSASVRGTSERYGTVAPDKARRASSR; this is encoded by the coding sequence ATGCGGATCGAGCGCCAGCAGACGCTTGACGTTACGCGAGTGTACTCCGACGTGACGCTCGACGACGTCATCGTCTCCGACGACGCACTGTTTGCATCAGGCGATGCGGCCCAGACTGAGATCGCACGGTCGTCTCACGTCAACGCAGTGTTGGCCTGCGCGGAACTTACCGGCGTCGGCAAGAAACTTCTAGAGATGACACTGGAGTATGCCGCCCAACGAGTGCAGTTCGGGCGACCCGTGGGCAGCTACCAGGCCGTTAAACACAAGTGCGCGGACATCCGCATGTGGGTGCAATCAGCCACCGCCGCAACGTATTACGCAGCGATGGCCATCGATGCACAGACATCCGATCATGCTCGGGCCGTCAGTGTTGCCAAGGTCTGTGCGTCCGACGCGATCACCCGTGTCGCTGGCGAGGCCCTGCAGCTACACGGCGGTGTCGGATTCACCTGGGAGCACGATCTACACCTCAATCTGCGCCGCGCACGTACCAACGCACTCCTCTATGGCGACGCCACACATCATCGGGAGTTGCTACTGCAATTCGTCTGTCCGCAGCCCGCCGATAATGACCAACTACGTCAATACGTAACTTCTGACGCGCGCCCGAGTAGTGCCTCTGTCCGCGGTACCAGCGAAAGGTACGGTACGGTTGCGCCCGACAAAGCACGTCGGGCGTCAAGTCGTTGA
- the dnaB gene encoding replicative DNA helicase, which translates to MAVVDDLGHSDMDTPPSSEEFGRQPPQDAAAEQAVLGGMLLSKDAIADVLEKLRPGDFYRPAHQNVYDAILDLYGRGEPADAVTVAAELDRRGLLRRIGGAPYLHTLISTVPTAANAGFYAGIVAEKALLRRLVEAGTRVVQYGYAGADGADVADIVDRAQAEIYDVTEGRNTSEDFVPLEQLLQPTMDEIDAIASQGGMSRGVPTGFVELDDLTNGLHPGQMVVIAARPGMGKALKLDTPLPTPTGWTTMGAVAVGDQLIGADGNPTRVVAATEVMFGRPCFEVEFSDGTVIVADAEHQWLTDTRTSRKSAQAAAVGYNRTKNQRTFAEVRTTREIAQTLRCRTADRRLNHSVVNAAPLQAPERDLLVPPYTLGAWLGDGTTASAQITTEDAEVIMRIEAEGFVAHQSRAAKLRYQLRLPEFEDVAARNCVVCGSPFVPRTSQVRTCGRTCGGRARFMSDRVPAPTCGRCGGPSCGLRLCQECRNAVGTLQARLRTVGVLGNKHIPIEYLRASESQRRALLAGLLDTDGTVTASGAVQFCVTDRRLAADVAELIVSLGYRCQTSRKPVNGRRADTSIAYILNFSTEDDVFGLTRKSLLHKERRAGRGIARSNSRFIVDVRPVDSVPVRCVQVDNDDHMYLAGRAMVPTHNSTLGLDFLRSCSIKHHMASVIFSLEMSKSEIVMRLLSAEAKIKLADMRLGRMNDDDWTRLARRMSEISEAPLYIDDSPNLTMMEIRAKARRLKQKADLKLIVLDYLQLMTSGKKVESRQQEVSEFSRQIKLLAKELEVPVVAMSQLNRGPEQRTDKKPMLADLRESGSIEQDADMVILLHRPDAFERDDPRGGEADLIIAKHRSGPTKTITVAHQLHLSRFANMAKA; encoded by the coding sequence GTGGCTGTCGTGGACGACCTTGGCCATTCGGACATGGACACCCCTCCATCCAGTGAGGAATTCGGCCGCCAGCCTCCGCAGGACGCCGCTGCCGAGCAGGCGGTCCTGGGCGGCATGCTGCTGAGCAAGGACGCGATCGCCGACGTGCTGGAGAAGCTGCGGCCGGGTGACTTCTACCGGCCGGCGCACCAGAACGTGTATGACGCGATCCTGGACCTGTACGGCCGTGGTGAGCCGGCCGACGCGGTGACGGTCGCGGCGGAGCTCGACCGCCGCGGGTTACTGCGCCGGATCGGTGGAGCACCTTATCTGCACACGCTCATCTCGACGGTGCCGACGGCCGCGAACGCGGGGTTCTACGCGGGCATCGTCGCGGAGAAGGCACTGCTGCGTCGGCTCGTGGAGGCGGGCACGCGCGTCGTGCAGTACGGCTATGCCGGCGCCGATGGTGCCGATGTGGCGGACATTGTGGACCGCGCGCAGGCCGAGATCTACGACGTGACCGAGGGTCGCAATACCTCAGAGGACTTCGTGCCGCTGGAGCAATTGCTGCAGCCGACGATGGATGAGATCGACGCGATCGCCTCGCAAGGCGGGATGTCACGCGGGGTGCCGACGGGCTTCGTGGAACTCGACGATCTGACCAACGGTCTGCATCCCGGGCAGATGGTCGTCATCGCGGCACGTCCTGGTATGGGGAAGGCCCTCAAGCTCGATACGCCGCTGCCGACTCCGACAGGCTGGACGACGATGGGTGCGGTCGCCGTCGGCGATCAGCTGATCGGAGCCGACGGAAACCCGACACGGGTGGTCGCGGCAACAGAGGTGATGTTCGGGCGGCCCTGCTTCGAGGTCGAGTTCTCGGACGGAACCGTGATCGTCGCCGACGCCGAGCACCAGTGGCTCACAGATACGCGAACGTCACGCAAGTCAGCTCAAGCCGCCGCCGTCGGGTACAACCGCACCAAGAATCAGCGCACATTCGCCGAGGTCCGCACGACGCGCGAGATCGCCCAGACGCTGCGGTGCCGGACCGCCGATCGCAGGCTCAACCACTCAGTCGTCAACGCTGCGCCGTTGCAGGCTCCGGAACGTGATCTGCTCGTCCCGCCATACACGTTGGGTGCGTGGCTGGGTGACGGCACGACCGCCTCTGCCCAGATCACCACGGAAGACGCGGAAGTCATTATGCGTATCGAGGCCGAGGGCTTCGTCGCGCACCAATCGAGGGCTGCAAAATTGCGCTATCAATTACGCCTGCCCGAGTTTGAGGACGTCGCCGCGCGCAACTGTGTTGTCTGCGGTTCACCGTTCGTTCCGCGGACGAGCCAGGTACGTACCTGCGGCCGGACCTGCGGAGGACGCGCACGGTTTATGTCGGACCGGGTACCGGCGCCCACCTGCGGTCGTTGCGGCGGGCCGTCGTGCGGATTGAGGTTGTGCCAGGAATGCCGCAACGCGGTAGGGACGCTGCAAGCGCGGCTGCGCACCGTCGGCGTTTTGGGCAATAAGCACATACCGATCGAGTACTTGCGTGCGTCGGAATCGCAGCGGCGAGCACTGTTGGCGGGATTACTTGACACGGACGGCACCGTCACCGCGAGCGGCGCGGTCCAGTTCTGTGTCACTGATCGCCGACTGGCGGCCGACGTCGCGGAATTGATCGTCAGCCTCGGCTATCGATGCCAAACCTCCCGGAAGCCGGTCAACGGCCGCCGTGCGGATACGTCGATCGCGTACATCCTCAACTTCTCGACCGAAGATGATGTCTTTGGACTGACGCGAAAGAGCCTGTTGCACAAAGAACGCCGAGCAGGTCGTGGAATCGCGCGGTCGAACTCAAGGTTCATTGTCGATGTGCGTCCCGTGGACAGCGTTCCGGTGCGCTGTGTCCAGGTCGATAACGACGACCACATGTATCTGGCAGGGCGCGCCATGGTGCCGACGCACAACTCGACTCTTGGACTCGATTTTTTGCGGTCGTGCTCCATCAAGCACCACATGGCGAGCGTCATCTTCTCGCTGGAGATGAGTAAATCCGAGATTGTGATGCGTCTGCTGTCGGCCGAGGCGAAGATCAAGCTGGCAGACATGCGCTTGGGTCGGATGAACGACGACGACTGGACTCGGCTCGCGCGACGGATGAGCGAGATCAGCGAGGCGCCACTGTATATCGACGACTCACCGAACCTGACGATGATGGAGATCAGGGCCAAAGCGCGTCGGCTCAAGCAGAAGGCGGACCTGAAGCTCATCGTCCTCGACTACCTGCAGCTGATGACGTCAGGCAAAAAGGTCGAGTCGCGTCAACAGGAAGTGTCCGAATTCTCGCGTCAGATCAAGCTTTTGGCCAAGGAGCTCGAAGTTCCCGTGGTCGCGATGAGCCAGCTGAACCGTGGTCCGGAACAACGCACCGACAAGAAGCCAATGCTGGCCGATCTACGCGAATCGGGATCGATCGAGCAAGATGCGGACATGGTGATTCTGCTGCACCGGCCCGACGCGTTCGAGCGCGACGACCCGCGTGGTGGCGAGGCCGACTTGATCATCGCCAAGCACCGCAGCGGTCCGACAAAGACGATTACCGTTGCGCACCAACTACATTTGTCGCGTTTCGCGAACATGGCGAAGGCTTAA
- the rplI gene encoding 50S ribosomal protein L9, producing the protein MKLILTTEVEHLGTSGDIVEVKDGYGRNFLLPRGMAVVASRGAERQAEEIRRAREAKAVQGLEHARELKTALEGLGAVELSVKAAGDSGKLFGSVTGSDVVAAIKKAGGPNLDKRTVQLPKAHIKSTGTHPITVRLHPEVDASVSLSVVAGQ; encoded by the coding sequence ATGAAACTCATTCTCACCACCGAGGTGGAGCACCTGGGTACTTCCGGTGACATCGTCGAGGTCAAGGACGGCTACGGCCGCAACTTCCTGCTGCCCCGCGGCATGGCCGTCGTGGCATCGCGTGGCGCCGAGCGCCAGGCCGAGGAGATCCGCCGGGCCCGCGAGGCCAAGGCCGTGCAAGGGCTCGAGCACGCACGCGAGTTGAAGACGGCACTCGAGGGTCTGGGCGCGGTCGAGCTGTCGGTGAAGGCCGCCGGCGACAGCGGCAAGCTGTTCGGCTCGGTCACGGGCTCCGACGTGGTCGCTGCCATCAAGAAGGCCGGCGGCCCGAATCTGGACAAGCGCACCGTGCAGTTGCCCAAGGCGCACATCAAGTCCACCGGCACGCATCCGATCACGGTGCGGCTACATCCCGAGGTCGACGCCTCGGTGTCGTTGAGCGTCGTCGCCGGACAGTAA
- the rpsR gene encoding 30S ribosomal protein S18 encodes MAKSSTKRRPAPEKPVKTRKCVFCSKKGKNQIIDYKDTALLRTYISERGKIRARRVTGNCVQHQRDIAIAVKNAREVALLPFSSSTR; translated from the coding sequence ATGGCCAAGTCCTCGACCAAGAGGCGTCCGGCTCCCGAGAAGCCGGTCAAGACCCGCAAGTGCGTGTTCTGCTCGAAGAAGGGCAAGAACCAGATCATCGATTACAAGGACACCGCACTGCTGCGGACCTACATCAGCGAGCGCGGCAAGATCCGTGCCCGCCGCGTAACAGGCAACTGCGTTCAGCACCAACGCGACATCGCCATCGCGGTGAAGAACGCCCGCGAGGTGGCGCTGCTGCCGTTCAGCTCCTCGACGCGATAG
- a CDS encoding single-stranded DNA-binding protein produces the protein MAGDTIITVIGNLTADPELRFTPSGAAVANFTVASTPRIFDRQTNEWKDGEALFLRCNIWREAAENVAESLTRGSRVIVQGRLKQRSFETREGEKRTVVELEVDEIGPSLKYATAKVNKASRSGGGGGGFGSGGGGGSRSAATGGAGGAGGSDGRQDDPWGSAPASGSFSGSDDEPPF, from the coding sequence GTGGCTGGTGACACCATCATCACGGTCATCGGAAACCTGACGGCAGATCCCGAGCTTCGGTTCACGCCGTCAGGCGCAGCCGTCGCCAACTTCACCGTGGCGTCGACGCCGCGCATCTTCGACCGTCAGACCAATGAATGGAAAGACGGCGAGGCGTTGTTCCTCCGCTGCAACATCTGGCGTGAGGCGGCCGAGAACGTGGCCGAGAGCCTGACTCGCGGCTCGCGCGTGATCGTGCAAGGGCGGCTCAAGCAGCGCTCCTTCGAAACCCGTGAGGGTGAGAAGCGCACCGTGGTGGAGCTCGAGGTCGACGAGATCGGCCCGTCACTGAAGTACGCCACGGCCAAGGTCAACAAGGCCAGCCGCAGCGGCGGTGGCGGCGGCGGGTTCGGCAGCGGTGGCGGTGGTGGTTCGCGTAGTGCGGCTACTGGCGGTGCCGGCGGTGCCGGTGGTTCCGACGGCCGGCAAGACGATCCGTGGGGCAGCGCGCCCGCGTCGGGCTCGTTCAGCGGCAGCGACGACGAACCCCCCTTCTGA
- the rpsF gene encoding 30S ribosomal protein S6: MRPYEIMVILDPTLDERTVAPSLETFLNVIRKDGGTVDKVDIWGKRRLAYEIAKHAEGIYAVVDVKAESATVSELDRQLNLNESVLRTKVMRTDKH; encoded by the coding sequence ATGCGTCCATACGAAATCATGGTCATCCTCGACCCCACTCTCGACGAGCGCACGGTTGCTCCGTCGCTGGAGACGTTCCTCAATGTCATCCGCAAGGACGGCGGCACTGTCGACAAGGTCGACATCTGGGGCAAGCGCCGACTGGCATACGAGATCGCCAAGCACGCCGAGGGCATCTATGCCGTCGTCGATGTGAAGGCCGAGTCCGCAACGGTGTCCGAACTGGACCGCCAGCTCAACCTGAACGAGTCCGTCCTGCGGACCAAGGTCATGCGGACCGACAAGCACTAA
- a CDS encoding adenylate/guanylate cyclase domain-containing protein yields MFSETRYAMNGDLHVAYRASAPGDRDIVFLSNWLTHCEVVPEMPLLHGWIEAMTSLGRLIFFDQPGTGASDPVAQGAHPSLEQWTDSVIAVLDDLDSTEAVLIAVDGAFSTGALFAATHPSRTTALISLEGYADVLIDDDRTDGRTEMLSLWGTGELQRAINPDMPWNEEIRASWARMERLAASPGTAAVMLPFVAEMNVRAVLPSVRVPTLVVQHADDPYITPTMGRDIANRISDAKYVELPGRNMYHFVQPWRESFQEIAEFLTGHQPDVADDRVLATVLFTDIVDSTRRAAEMGDRDWHALLDAHDAVVRSQLARFRGREVNSTGDGFLATFDGPQRAIRCAMAIRDSVQALGIEVRAGLHTGEVEIRGDDIGGIAVHIGARVSALAGANDVVVSSTLHDLVIGSGLEFDDHGTHQLKGVPGEWRLFAVAST; encoded by the coding sequence GTGTTCTCCGAGACGCGGTATGCAATGAACGGAGACTTGCACGTCGCGTACCGCGCCTCGGCGCCTGGCGATCGCGACATCGTCTTCCTCTCCAATTGGTTAACCCACTGCGAGGTCGTGCCCGAGATGCCGCTGCTGCACGGCTGGATCGAGGCCATGACCTCCTTGGGCCGACTGATCTTCTTCGACCAACCGGGAACGGGGGCGTCCGACCCCGTCGCCCAGGGTGCTCACCCCTCCCTTGAGCAGTGGACCGACAGCGTCATCGCAGTGCTCGACGACCTCGACAGCACCGAGGCGGTCCTGATTGCCGTCGACGGCGCCTTCTCCACCGGTGCGCTGTTCGCGGCGACGCATCCGTCGCGCACGACAGCACTGATCTCGCTCGAGGGATATGCGGACGTGCTCATCGACGACGACCGCACAGACGGGCGCACGGAGATGCTGTCCCTGTGGGGAACGGGCGAGTTGCAGCGTGCAATCAACCCGGACATGCCGTGGAACGAGGAGATCCGGGCGTCGTGGGCGCGTATGGAGCGTCTCGCGGCGAGCCCCGGAACCGCCGCGGTCATGCTGCCTTTCGTTGCGGAGATGAATGTCCGAGCGGTCCTTCCGAGTGTGCGCGTGCCGACACTCGTCGTGCAGCACGCCGACGACCCGTACATCACTCCCACGATGGGACGCGACATCGCTAACCGCATATCGGATGCGAAATACGTTGAGCTGCCGGGCCGCAACATGTATCACTTCGTCCAGCCGTGGCGTGAGTCGTTTCAAGAAATCGCCGAGTTTCTGACCGGTCACCAGCCAGACGTGGCAGACGACCGTGTGCTTGCCACCGTGCTGTTCACCGACATCGTGGACTCGACGCGGCGCGCCGCCGAGATGGGCGACCGCGACTGGCATGCGCTGCTCGACGCGCACGACGCCGTCGTCCGTTCGCAACTGGCACGCTTCCGCGGCCGCGAGGTGAACTCGACCGGCGACGGCTTCCTGGCCACCTTCGACGGCCCGCAGCGAGCGATCCGCTGCGCCATGGCAATTCGCGACTCGGTGCAAGCACTCGGCATCGAGGTGCGTGCAGGGTTGCACACCGGGGAGGTCGAAATCCGCGGCGACGACATCGGCGGCATCGCCGTACACATCGGCGCCCGCGTCAGCGCACTCGCCGGCGCCAACGACGTCGTCGTCTCTAGCACCCTGCACGACCTTGTCATCGGCTCGGGGCTTGAGTTCGACGACCACGGCACCCATCAACTCAAAGGCGTGCCCGGCGAATGGCGGCTATTCGCCGTCGCGTCGACGTGA
- a CDS encoding alpha/beta hydrolase has protein sequence MKVGLSPAAMRPGARVLCRWLFSPTASWSTIRRRMTLALAYPPPPKGTMVTPTTIGGVRAEDIRPPGVAESRVLLYAHGGGYAVGSARSHRALVAAIGTAADARVISLDYRMGPEHPYPAAVDDGLAAYRELVAQGVDPSRIAIAGDSAGAGLTLAVALRLRETGEALPAVLGLICPWPDLTPGAHVRRGPAPRDAALTADLLIRFADAYLPSGQDPAEPTISPMFADLAGLPPIVMHSGGDDILASDARELEKRARAGGVDIEHRAYDGLWHDFHLFSPFLSGPSGDAPQELGRALGRRLGPG, from the coding sequence ATGAAGGTCGGTCTGTCACCCGCCGCGATGCGTCCTGGCGCCCGCGTCCTCTGTCGCTGGCTGTTTTCGCCGACCGCGTCGTGGTCGACGATTCGCAGGCGCATGACGCTCGCGCTCGCCTATCCGCCACCGCCGAAGGGGACGATGGTGACGCCAACGACCATTGGTGGCGTTCGGGCAGAGGACATCCGGCCGCCCGGGGTCGCCGAATCGCGCGTGCTGCTCTACGCGCACGGCGGCGGGTACGCAGTCGGAAGCGCACGCTCGCATCGCGCGCTCGTCGCCGCGATCGGTACCGCAGCGGATGCGCGGGTGATCTCGCTCGACTACCGGATGGGGCCGGAACACCCGTACCCCGCCGCGGTCGACGACGGGCTCGCTGCTTATCGCGAGCTCGTCGCGCAGGGTGTCGATCCGAGCCGCATCGCGATCGCCGGTGACTCCGCCGGCGCCGGGTTGACGCTCGCCGTCGCGCTGCGTCTGCGCGAAACCGGCGAGGCTCTGCCGGCCGTGCTCGGTCTCATCTGTCCCTGGCCCGACCTCACCCCGGGCGCCCATGTACGACGTGGTCCGGCGCCGCGGGACGCTGCGCTGACCGCTGACCTCTTGATCCGTTTCGCTGACGCCTATCTGCCGTCTGGTCAGGATCCGGCCGAGCCGACGATCTCGCCGATGTTCGCCGACCTCGCCGGGCTGCCGCCGATTGTCATGCACTCGGGCGGTGACGACATCCTCGCCTCGGACGCACGCGAGCTCGAAAAGCGGGCGCGCGCGGGTGGCGTGGACATCGAGCACCGCGCCTACGACGGTCTTTGGCACGACTTTCACCTGTTCTCGCCGTTCCTCTCGGGGCCCAGCGGCGACGCCCCACAGGAGTTGGGTCGGGCGCTCGGCCGTAGGCTCGGACCCGGCTGA